GGCCCTCAAGGGGATCGATGGAGAACCCGTCCCCCACCATTTTCCTCGCAAAGACTGGGTCCGGCACGTCTCCTAAAGGCACCATGACGCCTGTCAGGGGCGCCCTGAGACTTACCCGCGCGGTCGACTCTGCACTCACAACGGCACTTCCTTTCCGGAGGGAGGGGCATGACCGGATTCACGCCTGCTCCCCGTGCTTCCAGCAGCCTAGTTGGCATCCGCGGGTTGGGGAACACCTTCGCAACCATTTCCTTTCTGACGCGGGATTACTCCTCTCGTTGCGGCCGTTACCGAATCGGAAGGTTAATTTTTGGTTAACTGCCCTTCGGCGGACACAGATGTGGGTTAATTTCAGGCCACGCGGAAGACATGGAAAGTCCTCGACCCGGCAGAAGAGCCGCAACGGGACGAACCAACCCTGTCCTTCCGCCAAGACGAAGGGACAATGAAGTGACCGAACCCTCCGCAATACCGCCCGAGGGAGTCCAGTTGCGTGCGCGTCGAAGCCCGCGGCTGATCGCGCTGGGGGTATTGCTCATCGTGCTGGGGGCGCTTGGGGCCGCCGCCTTGTACACGACGGCGACCAGGCACCGGCAGGCCGTCGCCATGGCGAATGACGTGGTCCGTGGCCAGGAGATCCGCCTGACCGACCTGACCATCCGCGAGGTGCCGGGCGATTATGAAGCCGGGATAGACCCGGATGAGCTGGAGAGCCTGGTGGGACAGCGGGTTCTCACCGATCTGCCCGCGGGCAGTTTCCCGGCCCGGCGGCATCTGGGAGACCGGCAGTTCCCAGCAGGCAATGTCGTCGTCGGGCTGAAACTGGGTCCCGGCAGGATGCCTAGCACGACCCTGGTGCCGGGGCAGAGGATCCAGCTGATCAACCTCGCAGAGAGTGCGGCGGTCGCCGAGGCCCAGGTCGCCACCCTGCCTAAAAAACTGGACGATGGCGTCACATGGCTGCTGGATGTCAGCGTCTCTGGTGAGCGTGCCGCCCAGGTCGCAGCCCTCATCGCCGCAGACCAGCTGGCCCTCATCGCCCTCCAGGAGCCGTGATGTCGGTCATCGTCCTGACCGGTGGGCCGGGTGCCCCCGGGATTACCACGACCGCTCTTGGGCTCACGCTCCAATGGCCTGGCGATGTGATGCTCTCCGACTGCGACCGCGACCCGGCGCAGGCCATCCCGGCAGGCTATCTGCGGGGGCTTGACCTGGGAGGCAGAGGCCTGGCCACCCTGGCCCGGCTGCACCGCGAGGCCCGGGATTTCAGCCCGGACCTGCTCGGCCAGACTGTGCCCCTCACCGAGAACGACAGCTCCGCACGCCGCTTCCTCCCAGGGTTTGCCCAGCCGGGCGCAGTCCGGCTATTCGACCACATCTGGCCAGAGCTGGCTGAGGCCTTCGAGACCCTGGACGCCAAGGGAATGGATGTCATCGTCGACGCCGGGCGGCTCGGCCGCGAGGGCCTGCCGGTCGCGCTCCTGGAGGTGGCGGACGCGATCGGCTTCGTGCTGCAGAGCAATCTGAAGTCCCTGGCCGCGTCGCGGCTGTATCTGCCGCTGCTGGTGGAACAGGTGAACAGCCTCACCGCGGACCGTCCCCTGGGGCTGTTGATCACCGGCCCGGACCGTCCTTATTCGGCACGCGAAATCACTGCCCAGTTCAGCGTCAGCTGCTGGGCACAGATTCCATGGGCACCGCACCCAGCCGGGGTCCTGAGCCATGGCCTGACGCCCCCTCGCCGGTTCCGCAGCTCGCCGCTGCTGAGCTCCTACCGGGCCACTGCCCTGAACCTCACCCAGCAATTGGAGCGGGACAAAGGACTCAGACGCAAGCTGCTGCTGGGAGAAGGTGCGCCATGACCAGCGATGCTTCCAAGCCACTCAGCCTGTCGGGGGCGTTCGCAGCCCTGGCCACCTCTGATTGGCATCCGTCGGCAGCACCTCGTCACCGGTTCTTGGATGAAGACCTGCCGCCCAGCCCCGACATCGACTGGCAGCTTGTGGTCTCGCTGCGCAGGCAGGCAGCCGAGCAGATCGGGCAGGCGAGCGAGCAGTGGCTCACGGAACACGGCACCGTGATGCCTGAGGACGACCGGAAGGCGAGAGGCAGGGCCATCATCCGTGGGGTCGTGCACGCCCATGCCGAACGCCTCAGCAGCGAGGGGGCAGCGCTGTGGCCCATGGAGCTGGAAAGCAGCTACGCCGAGGCAGTGACGCAGGCGATCTTTGGGTATGGGAGGCTCAGCCCGGTCCTCAGCATTCCGGAAGCTGAGAATATCGAGATCACTGGCTGGGACTCGGTGATGATCCAGTACGGCGACGGGCGCAGGGAGGAGCACCCGCCTGTGGCCGACTCCGACGAGGAGCTGATCGAGGCGGTGCGGTTCCTGGGTGAGACGGCGAATCCGCCACGTCCCTTTGATGACGCCCACCCGACGATGACCGTGGCACTCGGAAGCCGGTTCCGCCTGCACGCCATCGGGTTCGGGCTGAGTCATCGTCCCTCCGTCATCATCCGGCAGCACACACTGACCTCCGTGAACCTGAGGGAGCTGACCGACACGGGCATGCTGCCGGTGCCGCTGGCCCGCCTGCTCGCACAGGCGGTGCTGGCCCGCAAGTCGATCGTGATCTCCGGTGACCAGGGCGCGGGGAAGACCACCCTGCTACGTGCCTTGATCGCGGAGATCCCTCCGACAGAGCGTTTCGGGACCCTGGAAACCGACTACGAGCTGCTGACCCACCTACAGCCTGGACGCCGTAACATGCTGGCGCTCCAGGCGAAGATGGGGCTCGGAGAGCAGCAGGGCGACCGGCATATCGGGGAGTGGAGTGTGGCCGATCTCATCCCTGAGGCGCTGCGCCAGAACCTGTCCCGGCTGGTCGTGGGCGAGGTCCGGGGCGCCGAGGCAGGCGCCATGTTCGAGGCGATGCAGGCGGGCGCCGGCACTCTGTCCACCACCCATTCGCATTCCGCCACCTCGACCATCGACCGGCTGGCGGCCCGCGTCGCCCTGGGCGGGGTCCTGACCGTCGAGGAGGCGATGCGGCAGATCGCCCACAACATCAACTTCATCATCCATGTGACGTTGCAGGACGACACCTGGCGCGGTGGGACCCGGCGACGTTTCGTCAGTGAGGTGCGACAGCTCACGGGGGTCATCGAGAACAACCGCCCCACCACCCATCTCGTGTACCGGGCTGGCCCGTCTCCGCTGTTCCAGCCGGAGGCGGGAATGTCAGCGGAGCTGGCTGCCTTCCAGGAGACGTCATGGGAGCGCTGATCGCCGCTGGGAGCGGAGCCCTCGCCGTCGCAGGGGTGATCCTGCTGTTGACGGGCCTGCGGCGCCGGGTGCAACCCTCCGCCGCAGGGGAACCGTTGTCTGCCCGGCTGGCAAATCGCTGGCGGATGATCACACCACGTGGCCGCGTCTGGATTGGAGCCTCGCTGACGGCTGGCGTCGTGACCGGCGTCAGTACCGGCTGGCTGGCAGCCCTGGTCCTGATCCCGGCTGTGCTGCTCGGCGTCCCCTACCTGCTGAGTGAGCCCGCCAACCCGGAGGTGGACAAGCTGGCGGCTCTGGACCGGTGGCTGCGTTTCCTTGGACCCTCCATAGCCACAGGAAAATCCATCCGGGACGCCATCATCACCACCCGCAGCCAGGTGCCCAAAGCCCTGACAAGGCCAGTCGCCCGGGTGGTGGCCCGGCTTGACCTGGGCTGGACCACGAGTGACGCCCTGATCACGATGGCCGATGAGCTCAAGTCCGCGGATGCCGACGGTGTGTTGGCTGCGCTGGCAATAGCCTCCTCCCGGGGCGGGGTCGGGGCCCGCCCGATGCTCGCAGCGCTAGCCGAGAACACCCAGATGCGGTTGCGGGCGCTACGCGAGATCGCCTCAGAACGCGCCAAACCCCGCGCTGTGGTGCGCCAGGTGGTGGTCATCACACTCGCGATTCTCGCCGGGGTGTGGCTGTTGTCCCCCGGATACTTCGCCCCCTATACGACACCCATCGGACAACTCCTGGCCCTGCTGCTGGTGGGGCTGTACGTGGGGGCGCTCCTGATGCTGCGGCGACGCACCCTGCCGAAACTGGGTGCACGTTTCCTGAGGGGAGGAAACTGATGGGACTCATGGGTTCCCTGATGCTGGCGGGGATGGTGATAGGCGCCGGGGTCCTGCTGATCGTCATCGGCACGTTGCGCTCACCTGTGCGACTGGCCGATGCCCTGGCGGTCCTGGATGGCACAACCCCCACACCACGAGAGGAAAAACCTGAAAGGCATGGGCTTGAAGCGGTCGGCAGCTGGTTGCAGTCCACATTGCATCTCCCAGTAAGCCGGAGACAGCAGCGGCTTCTTCTGCTGTCGGGACGGAGCGTCGCTGACTTCTTCGCGGAGAAGCTGGTGCTGCTGATAGCGGGAATGCTGGCTCCGGTGGTCTGGCTCGTCATGCAGGTTCTCCTGGGAAGCCCGGCCACTCCCATGCCCCTCATTCTGAGCCCACTGCTTGGAGTGGGAGGCTACTTCCTGACGGATCTGAGACTTTCCAAAGCCTCCCGGCACGTGCGCAGGAGCACCGCCGAATCTGTCCATACCTTCTTCGACCTGGTGGCGCTGGAGCGACTGGCGAATGCGTCCGCCACCCAGGCGGTCACCCAGGCTGCGACGATCTCGGATGCGCCGCTGTTCCGCCGCATGGCGGCAGGCCTGGAGAGATGCCGCCTGGAGCAGACCACGCCCTGGCGTGAACTACACAGCATCGCTGACGAGTGGGATCTGCCGGAGCTGGGCGATTTCGCCGACATCATGCGCCTGGAGGAACAGGGCGCGGCTTTGGCGGAGACCCTGCAGGCCAGGGTTCGGGAGTTGCGGGAAGCCCATCTCTCGCAGCAGCGAACCAGGGCGCAGGAGGACACCGAGGCCCTGACGATATGGATGACCCTGCCAGCGCTGATCCTGGGCCTGACGTTCATCATCCCGCCGTTGTTCATTCTCGTGGGTCGTTGAGGACCCGGGATGAACAGGTCCTGTGGAAAACGGATATTCCAGCTCACAACCAACCAAAATGACGATAGATAGGGAAGAAGGAAGCATGTCCCCGATACTGATCCTCCTAGAACAGCAGCTGAACCGATTGATCCTTCCCCGCCGGGACGAGCGTGGGCTGTCGCAGTCCACGGAGAATGCCATTCTGCTGGCTGGAGCGGTGACCATAGCCCTGATTGTGATCACGGTGATCACGAAATTCGTGGAGGCCAAACTCCCCAAATGAGGGTGCCATGACCACAACACCCGGAAGGAATCCCGGTATGAAGCGAGTCGCAGCGGCTGTGGCCGCCGTCCTCACGCTCGTCCTGCTGTTGCTGGGTGTTCCCTGGCTGCTTGTCTGCTGGGGACGCGTGACGGATCTGGTCACGGTGGATTGGCGGACTGCTCTCCTACGCCCCGACGACGGCCGCATCACCCTGGGACTGCTGTCCCTGGTGGGCTGGCTGGCATGGGCCCTGCTGGCACTGACCACGGCTGGGGAACTGCTTCGCACCGTGTCACGGGGAAGGATCAGGTTCAGCCTGCCGGGCACCAGCTGGCTCCGCCCGGCGGTTGCCCTGCTTGTCGCCACCGCACTATCACCGCTGTTTGCAGCCAACGCCACCCCTCTTCCCGACGGCGCACCCATGGCGATCGCGGCACCGGCCGAGGCCCAGCCCAGCGCACCCGGGGAACTGGCTCCCCAGGACGCCCAGCAGGAATCCGGCAGCTGGCGTGAGTACAGGGTGCGGCAGGGCGATGAGCTCTGGGACATAGCCGAACGCGAACTCGGAGCAGGCGAACGATGGCGTCAGCTGGTGGCTGCGAACCCCGGGGTCGACATTGACCATCCACCGGCCCCGGGAAGAGTCCTGCGCCTGCCGTTGACGATCACGGTTGAGCGGGGCGATTCTCTCTGGCAGCTGGCGGATAGGCACCTCGGTGATCCCGAGCGCTGGCCTGAGCTGCAGGACGCCAACCAGGACCAGATCCAGGACCCCGACGAGATCGACCAAGGATGGGTCCTGACCCTGCCCGGAGCCGATATAGCGGCCGCGGAAAAAACGTCGCCTGGTCCTCCGCCCACCGCCGGCACACCGGATCAGAGCCCACCCTCCGCTGAGCCGTCAGCACCGCCGGGGACCTCTCCGCCAGCAACCGCCCCAGCCTCCGAAACTCCCACAGCCTCCGAGAAGGCGGAATCGCCAGCGCTGGAGGATCGCGTCGATCTGTCCCATTACCTCGGGCCAATTGGCGGGCTGCTGGCAGCTGGTGTCATCACGGGCCTGTCGCTTCGGCGCCGGGGCGCCCTGCATGAACGTGCCATAGGGCGCCGCATCCTCCCCGTGCCGGCCTCTCTGGAACGGTTCTGGACCGCCCTGGGAAAGCGTGGCACCGAACCCGGCTCCGAGACCACCACTCCGGCATCGCCTACCGCAGTACTGCTGGGCTGGCGCGGCGAGGAGGAGATCTGGGTCGTCCTGGAGGAAAGCCGCTGTCTCTGGCTGTCCGGAGCCCAGCCAGAAGTCCTTGGCGCGACGGCCAGCGCTTGGACCAGCCTGCTCTGCGCGGAGTGGTCATCTGAGGTGGATGTGGTCGCTGTGCATCCCGAGGAATCCTGGGAGGAGACCGTCGACGATCCCCGCCTCACGGTGCTCTCCAACTCCGAAGAGGCCCTCGGGCAGTTGGAACAGCTTTGCGGCAGACGCAGGGTCGCACTCAGCTCGAATCCCCTCAAGGCCGTTCGCGCAGACCCCGACCGGGCTGCGGACTTCACCCCCACGGTGTTCATCTTCTGCGATCCCCTGACAGCGCAGCAGGCCAGCCGGGTCATCCGGGCAATTGAACTCGGCGATGTGGGCGTCAGCGTGATGGCTCCGCTGCGGGGACGGCCACCTGCGCTAGGCCGTCATCTCGATCTCAGGGATCAGCAGAAGGCAACGCTGGATGCGGGAGACACCTTCAACCCACAGCTCATCTCCGGACCTGCCCGGCATGCCCTGGTCAATCTGTTCGCCTCTTCAGTCAACCCCAGCTCGGAGCCCGCCCCATGGTGGCGCGACGATCCCCTTCCCCTCGATGAGAACCCGCTGCCCGGCAGCCGACCCAAGGATCCGCACATGGCCGCCGAACCTGATTCCCCGACACTGCTTCTCCTAGGGGAGGTGGAGCTGGTGGCATGCGACGGGCAACGACCCCATAGGGCAGCAGGACGCTGCCTTGAATGCTGTGCTTGGTTGTTGTCCAATCCCGGGGCGACCCCCACGCAGATGCGCGAGTCGCTGATGGTCGCCGAGAGCACCAGGCGTTCCAATATGTCGCGGCTGCGCAGTTGGCTGGGCACCGGCCCAGACGGAGAGCACCTGCCAGATGCCTATTCCGGACGCATCCAGCTGGCCGACACCGTCTCGAGCGACTGGGAGAGGTTCCAGTTGTTGCTCGCCGGCGGCGTCAACCGTGCAAGCGAGTCGCTGCTTGCTGAGGCACTCGCGCTGGTGAGGGGAGCGCCGCTGGGAAGCTTCGAGTTCCAATGGAGCTGGGCGGAGCAGCTGCGCAGCGACATGGTGAGCATGATCATCGACGCCGCTGCGATGCTGGCGGACCGCTGTATGGCGCGACGGGAACACGAGACCGCGGGTTGGGCCATCTCCCAGGGAATCCGCGCTGCCGGCGAGGTGGAGCCGCTGGTGGTGCGG
The sequence above is drawn from the Arachnia rubra genome and encodes:
- a CDS encoding SAF domain-containing protein, with amino-acid sequence MTEPSAIPPEGVQLRARRSPRLIALGVLLIVLGALGAAALYTTATRHRQAVAMANDVVRGQEIRLTDLTIREVPGDYEAGIDPDELESLVGQRVLTDLPAGSFPARRHLGDRQFPAGNVVVGLKLGPGRMPSTTLVPGQRIQLINLAESAAVAEAQVATLPKKLDDGVTWLLDVSVSGERAAQVAALIAADQLALIALQEP
- a CDS encoding LysM peptidoglycan-binding domain-containing protein yields the protein MKRVAAAVAAVLTLVLLLLGVPWLLVCWGRVTDLVTVDWRTALLRPDDGRITLGLLSLVGWLAWALLALTTAGELLRTVSRGRIRFSLPGTSWLRPAVALLVATALSPLFAANATPLPDGAPMAIAAPAEAQPSAPGELAPQDAQQESGSWREYRVRQGDELWDIAERELGAGERWRQLVAANPGVDIDHPPAPGRVLRLPLTITVERGDSLWQLADRHLGDPERWPELQDANQDQIQDPDEIDQGWVLTLPGADIAAAEKTSPGPPPTAGTPDQSPPSAEPSAPPGTSPPATAPASETPTASEKAESPALEDRVDLSHYLGPIGGLLAAGVITGLSLRRRGALHERAIGRRILPVPASLERFWTALGKRGTEPGSETTTPASPTAVLLGWRGEEEIWVVLEESRCLWLSGAQPEVLGATASAWTSLLCAEWSSEVDVVAVHPEESWEETVDDPRLTVLSNSEEALGQLEQLCGRRRVALSSNPLKAVRADPDRAADFTPTVFIFCDPLTAQQASRVIRAIELGDVGVSVMAPLRGRPPALGRHLDLRDQQKATLDAGDTFNPQLISGPARHALVNLFASSVNPSSEPAPWWRDDPLPLDENPLPGSRPKDPHMAAEPDSPTLLLLGEVELVACDGQRPHRAAGRCLECCAWLLSNPGATPTQMRESLMVAESTRRSNMSRLRSWLGTGPDGEHLPDAYSGRIQLADTVSSDWERFQLLLAGGVNRASESLLAEALALVRGAPLGSFEFQWSWAEQLRSDMVSMIIDAAAMLADRCMARREHETAGWAISQGIRAAGEVEPLVVRRIRLLAQAGDRAGVDRQVLQLTRAARAAGRDLGQESVLIIQEALQACRSQQRREESMVS
- a CDS encoding type II secretion system F family protein, with translation MGALIAAGSGALAVAGVILLLTGLRRRVQPSAAGEPLSARLANRWRMITPRGRVWIGASLTAGVVTGVSTGWLAALVLIPAVLLGVPYLLSEPANPEVDKLAALDRWLRFLGPSIATGKSIRDAIITTRSQVPKALTRPVARVVARLDLGWTTSDALITMADELKSADADGVLAALAIASSRGGVGARPMLAALAENTQMRLRALREIASERAKPRAVVRQVVVITLAILAGVWLLSPGYFAPYTTPIGQLLALLLVGLYVGALLMLRRRTLPKLGARFLRGGN
- a CDS encoding CpaF family protein — its product is MTSDASKPLSLSGAFAALATSDWHPSAAPRHRFLDEDLPPSPDIDWQLVVSLRRQAAEQIGQASEQWLTEHGTVMPEDDRKARGRAIIRGVVHAHAERLSSEGAALWPMELESSYAEAVTQAIFGYGRLSPVLSIPEAENIEITGWDSVMIQYGDGRREEHPPVADSDEELIEAVRFLGETANPPRPFDDAHPTMTVALGSRFRLHAIGFGLSHRPSVIIRQHTLTSVNLRELTDTGMLPVPLARLLAQAVLARKSIVISGDQGAGKTTLLRALIAEIPPTERFGTLETDYELLTHLQPGRRNMLALQAKMGLGEQQGDRHIGEWSVADLIPEALRQNLSRLVVGEVRGAEAGAMFEAMQAGAGTLSTTHSHSATSTIDRLAARVALGGVLTVEEAMRQIAHNINFIIHVTLQDDTWRGGTRRRFVSEVRQLTGVIENNRPTTHLVYRAGPSPLFQPEAGMSAELAAFQETSWER
- a CDS encoding magnesium transporter CorA family protein, translated to MGLMGSLMLAGMVIGAGVLLIVIGTLRSPVRLADALAVLDGTTPTPREEKPERHGLEAVGSWLQSTLHLPVSRRQQRLLLLSGRSVADFFAEKLVLLIAGMLAPVVWLVMQVLLGSPATPMPLILSPLLGVGGYFLTDLRLSKASRHVRRSTAESVHTFFDLVALERLANASATQAVTQAATISDAPLFRRMAAGLERCRLEQTTPWRELHSIADEWDLPELGDFADIMRLEEQGAALAETLQARVRELREAHLSQQRTRAQEDTEALTIWMTLPALILGLTFIIPPLFILVGR